The following coding sequences are from one Lolium rigidum isolate FL_2022 chromosome 6, APGP_CSIRO_Lrig_0.1, whole genome shotgun sequence window:
- the LOC124662613 gene encoding ethylene-responsive transcription factor ERF020-like, whose protein sequence is MSRAEAEEERCRYKGVRRRRWGKWVSEIRVPGTRERLWLGSYATPEGAAVAHDTAVYFLRGGLLGDGGASALNFPERAAAAYGAGSVAPLSPRSVQSVASDAGMAADAQLVAARDSAPEAAAAGPRRYAELRSGAGVGAAQGGANAYAYTHMGGGYSAGGSGGREQLVHGDISVDDMEILM, encoded by the coding sequence ATGAGccgggcggaggcggaggaggagcggtgcCGGTACaagggcgtgcggcggcggcggtgggggaagTGGGTGTCGGAGATCCGGGTGCCCGGCACGAGGGAGCGCCTGTGGCTCGGCTCCTACGCCACGCCCGAGGGGGCCGCGGTGGCGCACGACACCGCCGTCTACTTCCTCCGGGGCGGCCTCCTCGGAGACGGCGGCGCGTCGGCGCTCAACTTCCCGGAGCGCGCGGCCGCCGCGTACGGCGCCGGCTCCGTCGCGCCCCTGTCGCCGAGGTCCGTACAGAGCGTGGCGTCCGACGCCGGCATGGCCGCCGACGCGCAGCTCGTGGCGGCGCGGGACAGCgcgcccgaggccgccgccgccgggccgaGGCGGTACGCGGAGCTGCGCTCTGgcgccggcgtcggcgccgcgCAGGGTGGCGCGAACGCGTACGCGTACACGCATATGGGCGGCGGGTATAGTGCTGGCGGTAGCGGCGGCAGGGAGCAGCTCGTTCACGGGGACATTAGCGTCGACGACATGGAGATTTTGATGTAA
- the LOC124660729 gene encoding abhydrolase domain-containing protein C22H12.03, whose product MAAPPPRAIAAEPRRAPLSVGLAPPRHGSRARAGVSRSRQEIVYSRGRLVSTNFNSRSSLCPPCRCTQVAFADTKISYQPDADKHAGVLAYELVQGKLVQWNSFMDKSIPDPPTAVLLHGILGSGKNWGSFAKRLAQEFPMWQFLLVDLRCHGDSASIKKRGPHTVASTAFDVLKLIGQLRLSPRVLVGHSFGGKVALSMVEHAAKPLPRPVRVWVLDATPGKVRSGLDGEDHPAELIEFLRRMPRQVNSKQEVVDALVKAKFSLDVARWVATNLRRSSPVGLRSSSSFSWIFDLNGISEMYKSYEDTNLWGIVDDVPRGVHINFLKAERSLHRWALEDLQRIHTAEELAADEAGGVEMHLLEDAGHWVHADNPDGLFRILSSTFRVETSIRGVQD is encoded by the exons atggcggcgccgccgccgcgcgccatcgCAGCGGAGCCGAGGAGGGCGCCGCTCTCCGTGGGCCTCGCGCCGCCGCGGCACGGGTCCAGGGCCAGGGCAGGCGTGTCGCGCTCCCGACAG GAAATTGTTTATAGTCGTGGACGGCTGGTATCGACCAATTTCAATTCAAGGTCATCGCTGTGTCCTCCTTGCCGTTGTACTCAAGTGGCTTTTGCTGACACAAAGATTTCTTATCAGCCTGATGCTGATAAGCATGCTGGAGTTCTG GCCTATGAACTGGTTCAAGGGAAGCTT GTACAATGGAACTCATTTATGGACAAATCAATACCTGATCCACCAACAGCTGTACTCCTTCATGGCATCCTTGGGAGCGGGAAAAACTGGG GGTCCTTTGCTAAGAGGTTAGCTCAGGAATTTCCGATGTGGCAG TTTCTCTTGGTTGATTTGCGTTGCCATGGTGATTCAGCGTCAATTAAGAAAAGAGGACCACACACTGTTGCCTCCACTGCTTTTGATGTTCTAAAGCTG ATCGGGCAACTCAGGCTATCCCCTCGTGTGTTGGTTGGTCACAGCTTTGGTGGAAAAG TGGCTTTGAGTATGGTAGAACATGCTGCAAAACCACTTCCCCGTCCTGTTAGG GTATGGGTACTTGACGCTACTCCTGGTAAAGTTCGTTCTGGGTTAGATGGCGAAGATCACCCTGCTGAACTTATTGAATTCCTCAGAAGAATGCCTAGGCAG GTTAATTCAAAGCAGGAAGTTGTTGATGCTCTCGTTAAGGCAAAGTTTTCTCTGGATGTTGCACGG TGGGTGGCAACAAATCTCAGACGAAGCAGTCCAGTAGGACTACGATCTTCTTCAAGCTTCTCGTGGATATTCGACCTAAATGGCATCTCtgagatgtacaagtcatatgaagaTACTAACTTATG GGGGATTGTAGATGATGTGCCACGGGGGGTTCACATTAATTTCCTTAAGGCTGAAAGAAGTTTGCATAGATGGGCTCTTGAAGACCTCCAGAGAATTCATACCGCGGAGGAGCTGGCTGCAGATGAGGCTGGAGGAGTGGAAATGCATCTGCTTGAAGATGCTGGACATTGG GTTCATGCAGATAACCCCGATGGGCTCTTCAGAATCCTATCATCGACCTTCCGCGTCGAGACTTCCATAAGAGGGGTGCAGGATTGA
- the LOC124659774 gene encoding protein WVD2-like 7 gives MATEVNQTFFAWSQGETTDMGLSQGAPVSQKLNHGSISFGRFELESLSWEKWSVFTNDSRSEEFGKFNGLVAQKKAYFEEYYKRIRELKASQQQIQQTELTLEYSGDGSDSSQTGEEMQAEDLETPTASGTIVYDDYVEEATHETTSEQGMQCYHDHKDEDFHLEFSPSNVTSAARISQQTNKDTRENAGGDNSDPVDTENASCGHASLGAAYGNAKAPKRIIGKDPRLRYASMIIPKSVKTIPGSPLDRTSVSKRPASVKHSMTMNQKTKTDKLRSTNVTPQKAAGVAQTRKPTAKEAPEVTGVRRPSSASARMPSVGERHPITRASVKKPADVSAPRRPSSAERRPVTRESAQKQATVTTPCRPSTSERRPVSRGSAAKHADIATTRRPSTGERRPITRDSVQKMDPRTSSKTRSSVDYPMVTATSVSIVKKAAPSSATKSTKPEPKSNVRRSKGSSILDSNLTRPRRMGLQVSSSVNFPPSKMLSSSVGEPTFARLKKKEGIQGTVQSRVSASKKATPWQPGNTKPRAPNPPTPPPPPRRPSRTASKPNTDGSSIGGRKPK, from the exons ATGGCGACTGAGGTCAATCAAACTTTTTTCGCATGGTCGCAGGGAGAAACAACTGACATGGGTCTTTCTCAG GGAGCTCCAGTATCCCAGAAACTTAATCATGGTTCCATATCGTTCGGAAGATTTGAATTGGAGTCACTATCATGGGAGAAGTGGTCTGTATTTACAAACGACAGTCGTAGTGAAGAATTTGGTAAGTTCAATGGTTTAGTTGCTCAGAAGAAGGCATATTTTGAAGAGTACTACAAGAGGATTAGGGAGCTTAAGGCTTCACAGCAGCAAATTCAGCAAACTGAACTTACCTTGGAATACAGTGGTGATGGTAGTGATTCTAGCCAAACAGGAGAAGAAATGCAAGCTGAAGATCTTGAAACTCCAACAGCATCTGGAACAATTGTTTATGATGATTATGTGGAAGAAGCTACACATGAGACAACCTCTGAACAGGGCATGCAATGCTATCATGACCATAAAGATGAAGACTTTCATCTGGAATTTTCGCCATCCAATGTTACTTCAGCAGCGAGAATTTCACAGCAAACTAACAAAGATACTAGAGAAAATGCCGGTGGTGACAATTCAGATCCTGTAGATACTGAAAATGCAAGTTGTGGTCATGCCAGTCTTGGAGCAGCTTATGGAAATGCAAAGGCTCCTAAAAGAATTATTGGCAAAGACCCCAGACTTAGATATGCTTCAATGATAATACCAAAATCAGTCAAAACGATTCCAGGCAGTCCTCTGGACCGCACATCTGTTAGTAAG AGGCCTGCTTCAGTGAAGCACAGTATGACTATGAACCAGAAAACTAAAACAGATAAGCTCCGTAGCACGAATGTGACTCCTCAGAAGGCTGCGGGCGTGGCACAGACTCGCAAGCCTACGGCAAAAGAAGCTCCTGAGGTTACAGGTGTCAGAAGACCCTCTTCGGCTTCCGCGCGGATGCCATCTGTGGGAGAGCGACATCCGATCACCAGGGCAAGTGTTAAGAAGCCTGCTGATGTCTCCGCCCCACGACGCCCTTCCTCTGCCGAAAGACGCCCAGTCACCAGAGAGAGTGCACAGAAGCAAGCCACTGTCACCACGCCATGTCGACCTTCTACTTCTGAGAGACGCCCTGTCAGCAGAGGGAGTGCAGCAAAGCATGCTGACATCGCAACTACACGCCGACCCTCTACAGGAGAAAGACGCCCTATTACCAGGGATAGTGTTCAGAAAATGGACCCAAGAACGTCTAGCAAGACAAGATCATCTGTGGATTATCCAATGGTTACAGCAACCTCAGTG AGTATTGTGAAAAAGGCTGCCCCTTCAAGTGCTACTAAGAGTACCAAGCCGGAACCAAAAAG CAATGTCAGAAGATCAAAGGGTTCTTCAATATTAGACAGTAACTTAACTAGGCCAAGAAGAATGGGCTTACAAGTTTCAAG CTCGGTTAACTTTCCACCATCAAAAATGTTGAGTTCGAGTGTTGGAGAACCAACATTTGCAAGGCTGAAAAAGAAAGAG GGCATTCAGGGGACAGTGCAATCTCGGGTATCTGCATCAAAGAAAGCAACTCCTTGGCAGCCCGGAAACACCAAGCCTAGGGCTCCAAAT CCACCgacgccgccacctccaccacgtcGTCCATCGAGAACAGCGAGCAAACCAAACACCGACGGCTCATCAATTGGTGGCAGAAAGCCAAAGTAA